The following coding sequences are from one Streptomyces sp. NBC_01485 window:
- a CDS encoding ion channel protein — MAQDNARQTPPAPATPARALLPLILPSLAVGVLASLLLLLVSWVAGLLQDVLWQNLPDALGVGRYSVLWMLVVLTTTGILVGLVVWKVPGHAGPDPATMGLDARVLPPAVLPGLLLATALMLAGGPSLGPENPIIAVNVGLALWLGRRFLPRAPGALWVVLAEAGTIGALFGTPVAAALLISEALAGRQTEGPLWDNVFAPLVAAAAGSMTTTLVDEPTFDLHLPPFGHPGWDDLLASLVIASVAAVLGMCAVYAFPYVHGAFGRLRHPMLALPAGGVVLGLLAAVGGHLTLFKGLDEVGELAADPDGWSAGQFATMTVVKLAALLVAASCGFRGGRIFPAVFVGSALGLTAHALVPGVHPAVGVATGVLGVLLAITRQGWLSLFVAAALVASPSIIALLCIASLPAWLLVTGRPQMQLHDDGTAVR, encoded by the coding sequence GTGGCTCAGGACAACGCGCGGCAGACGCCCCCCGCTCCGGCGACGCCGGCTCGCGCCCTGTTGCCGTTGATCCTGCCGTCTCTCGCCGTCGGCGTGCTGGCGAGCCTGCTGCTCCTGCTGGTGAGCTGGGTGGCCGGGCTGCTGCAGGACGTGCTGTGGCAGAACCTGCCGGACGCGTTGGGCGTGGGCCGGTACTCGGTGCTGTGGATGCTCGTCGTGCTCACCACGACCGGGATCCTGGTGGGGCTGGTGGTGTGGAAGGTGCCGGGGCATGCCGGGCCGGATCCGGCCACGATGGGGCTGGACGCGCGCGTGCTGCCGCCGGCGGTACTGCCCGGGCTGCTGCTGGCGACCGCCCTGATGCTGGCGGGCGGGCCGAGCCTGGGCCCGGAGAACCCGATCATCGCCGTGAACGTGGGGCTCGCCTTATGGCTGGGACGGCGGTTCCTGCCGCGGGCACCGGGCGCGCTGTGGGTGGTACTCGCGGAGGCGGGCACGATCGGCGCGTTGTTCGGGACGCCGGTGGCGGCGGCCCTGCTGATCTCCGAGGCACTGGCGGGGCGGCAGACCGAGGGGCCGCTGTGGGACAACGTCTTCGCGCCGCTGGTCGCCGCCGCGGCCGGCTCGATGACGACCACTCTGGTGGACGAACCGACCTTCGACCTGCACCTGCCCCCGTTCGGACACCCCGGGTGGGACGACCTGCTGGCGTCGCTCGTGATCGCTTCGGTGGCCGCGGTGCTCGGCATGTGCGCCGTGTACGCGTTCCCGTACGTCCACGGCGCGTTCGGGCGGCTGCGGCACCCGATGCTGGCGCTGCCCGCCGGCGGGGTCGTGCTGGGGCTGCTGGCGGCCGTGGGCGGCCATCTGACGCTCTTCAAGGGGCTGGACGAGGTCGGGGAGCTGGCGGCCGATCCCGACGGCTGGTCGGCCGGGCAGTTCGCCACCATGACGGTGGTGAAGCTGGCCGCGCTGCTCGTCGCCGCCTCCTGCGGATTCCGGGGCGGGCGGATCTTCCCGGCCGTGTTCGTGGGTTCCGCCCTCGGTCTCACCGCCCACGCCCTGGTGCCGGGCGTCCATCCGGCGGTGGGCGTGGCGACCGGGGTGCTGGGCGTCCTTCTGGCCATCACCCGGCAGGGCTGGCTGAGCCTGTTCGTCGCCGCCGCGCTGGTCGCCTCGCCCTCGATCATCGCCCTGCTGTGCATCGCCTCGCTGCCGGCCTGGCTGCTGGTGACGGGGCGGCCGCAGATGCAGTTGCACGACGACGGAACGGCGGTGCGGTGA
- a CDS encoding zinc-dependent metalloprotease codes for MTSIGGAASSGMVDWNLAVATATRLVRPGPEVSREEARAVVAELRRHAKASEEHVRGFTRMGTGDVHDTPVLVVDRPGWVRANVAGFREILKPLLDKMQERRGNTPGGAVLGAVGGKVTGVELGMLLSFLSSRVLGQYETFAPATRELPAGANGGGRLLLVAPNIVHVERELDVHPHDFRLWVCLHEETHRTQFSAVPWLRDHLEGEIQSFLGETDVDPMTFLERVREAAQSLAGGRPEGEEDDGGRSLVELVQTPTQREILARLTAVMSLLEGHADFVMDGVGPEVVSSVAEIREKFQQRRAKGASRLDIALRKLLGLDAKLKQYRDGERFVRSVVGEVGMDGFNRVWTSPNTLPTKAEIAKPADWVARVHRKAES; via the coding sequence ATGACGAGCATCGGTGGTGCCGCTTCTTCGGGGATGGTCGACTGGAATCTCGCGGTGGCGACCGCGACCCGGCTCGTACGGCCGGGCCCCGAGGTGAGCCGTGAAGAGGCCCGTGCCGTCGTCGCCGAACTGCGCCGACACGCCAAGGCCTCGGAGGAACACGTCCGGGGCTTCACCCGTATGGGCACCGGGGACGTCCACGACACCCCGGTCCTCGTCGTCGACCGCCCGGGCTGGGTGCGGGCCAACGTCGCGGGCTTCCGGGAGATCCTCAAACCCCTCCTCGACAAGATGCAGGAGCGGCGCGGCAACACCCCCGGCGGCGCGGTCCTCGGCGCCGTCGGCGGCAAGGTCACCGGCGTCGAACTCGGCATGCTGCTGTCGTTCCTGTCCTCCCGCGTCCTCGGCCAGTACGAGACGTTCGCCCCCGCGACCCGCGAACTTCCCGCAGGGGCCAACGGCGGCGGCCGACTGCTGCTCGTCGCGCCGAACATCGTCCACGTGGAACGCGAACTCGACGTGCACCCCCACGACTTCCGCCTGTGGGTGTGCCTCCACGAGGAGACGCACCGCACCCAGTTCTCCGCCGTGCCCTGGCTGCGCGACCACCTGGAGGGCGAGATCCAGTCGTTCCTGGGCGAGACCGACGTCGACCCCATGACCTTCCTGGAGCGCGTCCGGGAAGCCGCCCAGTCCCTCGCCGGCGGCCGCCCCGAGGGCGAGGAGGACGACGGCGGGCGCTCCCTGGTGGAACTCGTGCAGACGCCCACGCAGCGCGAGATCCTCGCCCGCCTCACCGCGGTGATGTCCCTCCTGGAGGGCCACGCCGACTTCGTCATGGACGGAGTCGGTCCGGAAGTCGTGTCGTCCGTCGCCGAGATCCGCGAGAAGTTCCAGCAGCGCCGCGCCAAGGGCGCCTCCCGACTGGACATCGCGCTGCGCAAACTGCTCGGCCTGGACGCCAAACTCAAGCAGTACCGCGACGGCGAACGCTTTGTACGCTCCGTCGTCGGCGAGGTCGGCATGGACGGCTTCAACCGCGTATGGACCTCCCCGAACACACTTCCGACCAAGGCCGAGATCGCCAAACCGGCGGACTGGGTCGCGCGGGTGCACCGCAAGGCCGAGTCGTGA
- the tilS gene encoding tRNA lysidine(34) synthetase TilS, with protein sequence MGPHPAVAAIRLAVRRVLHDILNDHHTPEAGSPERPPSPLVLVACSGGADSMALASALAFESSRLGVRAGGVTVDHGLQPGSGLRAEEVVLRLRGLGLDPVESTAVTVGREGGPEAAARDARYRALDAAAERHGAAAVLLGHTRDDQAETVLLGLARGSGIRSLSGMAAVSGGPGAARRYRRPFLQLDRQTARKACLVQSLPVWDDPHNADPAYTRSRLRHEGLPALEKALGKGVVEALARTAQLSRDDADALDAWAGQAESAVRDAAGLLECAKLYALPPAVRRRILRRAAIEAGAPAGSLFARHIEEVDRLITGWRGQGVINLPGKVVAQRQGGRLVIRQG encoded by the coding sequence GTGGGTCCCCATCCTGCGGTCGCGGCGATACGCCTGGCGGTCCGCCGCGTACTTCACGACATCCTCAACGACCACCACACCCCCGAAGCGGGCTCGCCCGAGCGCCCGCCGTCGCCGCTCGTGCTCGTGGCGTGCTCCGGCGGCGCCGACTCCATGGCGCTCGCCTCCGCCCTCGCCTTCGAATCCTCCCGGCTCGGCGTGCGCGCCGGCGGCGTCACCGTCGACCACGGCCTGCAGCCCGGCTCGGGCCTGCGCGCCGAGGAAGTCGTCCTGCGACTGCGCGGCCTCGGCCTCGACCCGGTCGAGTCCACCGCCGTGACCGTCGGCCGCGAAGGCGGACCCGAAGCCGCCGCCCGCGACGCGCGCTACCGCGCCCTCGACGCCGCGGCCGAACGCCACGGCGCCGCCGCGGTCCTGCTCGGCCACACCCGCGACGACCAGGCCGAAACCGTCCTGCTCGGCCTCGCCCGCGGCTCCGGCATCCGCTCCCTGTCCGGCATGGCGGCCGTCTCCGGGGGGCCGGGAGCCGCCCGCCGCTACCGCCGCCCCTTCCTCCAACTCGACCGGCAGACCGCCCGCAAGGCCTGCCTGGTCCAGTCCCTGCCCGTGTGGGACGACCCCCACAACGCCGACCCGGCCTACACCCGCTCCCGGCTGCGCCACGAGGGCCTGCCCGCCCTGGAGAAGGCCCTCGGCAAGGGCGTCGTCGAAGCCCTCGCCCGCACGGCCCAGCTCTCCCGCGACGACGCCGACGCCCTCGACGCCTGGGCCGGCCAGGCCGAGTCCGCCGTACGGGACGCGGCCGGTCTCCTGGAGTGCGCCAAGCTCTACGCCCTGCCGCCCGCAGTACGCCGCCGGATCCTGCGCCGAGCCGCCATCGAGGCGGGCGCCCCGGCCGGTTCCCTCTTCGCCCGGCACATCGAGGAGGTCGACCGGCTGATCACCGGCTGGCGCGGCCAGGGAGTCATCAATCTCCCCGGCAAAGTCGTCGCCCAGCGCCAGGGTGGCAGACTGGTGATTCGGCAAGGCTGA
- a CDS encoding DedA family protein, with protein sequence MTTLALGPEWITPDYLISTFGLVGILVIVFAESGLFAFLPGDSLLFTAGLLVADGKWISQPLWLVCTLIVIAAVLGDQVGYLIGKFFGPKLFNRPNSKLFKQENLEKAHEFMEKFGPKAIVLARFVPIVRTFAPIVAGAGRMKYRTFITYNVVGGILWGTGVTVAGYFLGQIDFIKTNVEAILVLIVVLSVVPVIIEILKARKEARNAPPQPQQPQHPHQQQPPAMDDATTQLRRIEEPTPYGHHDQHQGHQHQGHQNQGHQNQGYDNQGYDQQGHQNDYYGQQQYPQQQPYPHPQDWQQQPQPQQQPYGAQQNSQYPYNQNQGY encoded by the coding sequence GTGACTACCCTCGCCCTCGGCCCCGAGTGGATTACTCCGGACTATCTGATCTCGACGTTCGGCCTGGTGGGCATCCTGGTCATCGTCTTCGCCGAGTCGGGCCTGTTCGCCTTCCTGCCCGGTGACTCCCTCCTGTTCACGGCCGGTCTGCTGGTCGCCGACGGCAAGTGGATCAGCCAGCCGCTGTGGCTGGTGTGCACCCTGATCGTGATCGCGGCCGTCCTCGGCGACCAGGTCGGGTACCTGATCGGCAAGTTCTTCGGCCCGAAGCTCTTCAACCGCCCCAACTCCAAGCTCTTCAAACAGGAGAACCTGGAGAAAGCCCACGAGTTCATGGAGAAGTTCGGCCCCAAGGCCATCGTCCTGGCCCGCTTCGTCCCCATCGTGCGCACGTTCGCGCCGATCGTCGCGGGCGCCGGCCGTATGAAGTACCGCACGTTCATCACGTACAACGTGGTCGGCGGCATCCTCTGGGGCACGGGCGTGACGGTCGCGGGCTACTTCCTCGGCCAGATCGACTTCATCAAGACCAACGTCGAGGCGATCCTCGTCCTGATCGTCGTCCTCTCCGTCGTCCCGGTGATCATCGAGATCCTCAAGGCCCGCAAGGAAGCCCGTAACGCGCCTCCGCAGCCGCAGCAGCCCCAGCACCCCCACCAGCAGCAGCCCCCGGCCATGGACGACGCGACGACCCAGCTCCGCCGCATCGAAGAGCCCACCCCGTACGGCCACCACGACCAGCACCAGGGCCACCAGCACCAGGGCCACCAGAACCAGGGCCACCAGAACCAGGGCTACGACAACCAGGGTTACGACCAGCAGGGCCACCAGAACGACTACTACGGCCAGCAGCAGTACCCGCAACAGCAGCCGTACCCCCACCCCCAGGACTGGCAGCAGCAGCCCCAGCCCCAGCAGCAGCCGTACGGCGCCCAGCAGAACAGCCAGTACCCGTACAACCAGAACCAGGGTTACTAG
- the dacB gene encoding D-alanyl-D-alanine carboxypeptidase/D-alanyl-D-alanine endopeptidase produces the protein MVRAANAVRPRLAQAAGIVRPRLARVSAAAKPQVARLTQAAKPHLARVTKPMAGQSARSWQYTAGAATAGLALAAGVVTAVGPWDSTGQRTAERDRAAALERTGGADHGRADDSSDTSTSDTAAGAPRPAPSAPSVLAGLGGAVNAVKSAPAVLPTGTGLTGVLKPLLGDPALGARRTAAVVDVATGKRLYGTGADEALTPASTTKIATAVAALSAMGAEHRLTTRAALEPDTKELVLVGGGDPTLTARADADGWASLRTLAGSTAAALKKRGLTQVTLSYDTTLFAGAEVHPIGVNPNLAPVTALSADEGRTDGSSSGPTTRVSDPAADATRRFGQFLKAAGIKTTAPGPSKATTRAQRLATVSSPPLSALVERMLTNSDNDIAEALARQTAVATGARADFDGAGKAVQAQLKKLGLPTAGVRFRDGSGLNREDRLTANLLTALLVKAGDPARPDLRPVLTGLPVAGFTGTLTSRYADGAAGVVRAKTGTLTGVNALAGTVVDQDGRLLAFALLAADTTDPAAAQAALDRAATALAGCGCR, from the coding sequence GTGGTGCGGGCCGCGAACGCCGTAAGACCGCGTCTGGCACAGGCCGCAGGGATCGTACGGCCTCGTCTCGCGCGCGTGAGCGCCGCCGCCAAGCCGCAGGTCGCACGGCTCACACAGGCGGCCAAGCCGCATCTCGCACGCGTCACGAAGCCGATGGCCGGGCAGAGCGCCAGGTCCTGGCAGTACACCGCGGGTGCGGCGACCGCCGGGCTGGCACTGGCCGCCGGTGTGGTGACCGCCGTCGGCCCCTGGGACTCCACCGGTCAGCGTACGGCGGAGCGGGACCGGGCCGCCGCCCTGGAACGGACGGGTGGCGCAGATCACGGCCGCGCGGACGATTCGTCCGATACGTCTACGTCCGACACGGCCGCCGGAGCGCCGCGGCCCGCCCCGAGTGCCCCGTCCGTCCTCGCGGGCCTCGGGGGCGCCGTCAACGCCGTGAAGTCCGCCCCGGCCGTCCTCCCGACCGGCACGGGCCTCACGGGCGTCCTGAAGCCCCTCCTGGGCGATCCTGCCCTCGGCGCGCGGCGCACCGCCGCGGTCGTCGACGTGGCCACCGGCAAACGGCTGTACGGCACCGGGGCCGACGAGGCGCTGACCCCGGCGTCCACCACGAAGATCGCCACCGCGGTCGCCGCGCTCTCCGCGATGGGCGCCGAACACCGCCTCACCACGCGCGCGGCGCTCGAGCCCGACACCAAGGAGCTCGTCCTCGTCGGCGGCGGCGACCCCACCCTCACGGCCCGCGCGGACGCCGACGGCTGGGCGAGCCTGCGCACCCTCGCCGGCTCCACCGCCGCCGCCCTGAAGAAGCGCGGCCTCACCCAGGTGACGCTCTCCTACGACACGACTCTGTTCGCCGGGGCCGAAGTTCACCCCATCGGGGTCAACCCCAACCTCGCCCCCGTCACGGCCCTGTCCGCCGACGAGGGCCGCACCGACGGCTCCAGCAGCGGCCCGACGACCCGGGTGAGCGACCCGGCGGCCGACGCGACCCGCAGGTTCGGGCAGTTCCTGAAGGCCGCCGGCATCAAGACCACGGCCCCCGGCCCCTCCAAGGCCACCACGCGCGCGCAGCGCCTCGCCACGGTCTCCTCGCCCCCGTTGTCCGCCCTGGTCGAACGGATGCTCACCAACAGCGACAACGACATCGCCGAGGCCCTCGCCCGCCAGACCGCCGTCGCGACAGGCGCCCGCGCCGACTTCGACGGCGCCGGCAAGGCCGTCCAGGCCCAGTTGAAGAAGCTCGGACTGCCCACGGCCGGCGTCCGGTTCAGGGACGGCAGCGGCCTCAACCGCGAGGACCGGCTCACGGCGAACCTGCTGACCGCCCTCCTGGTCAAGGCCGGCGACCCCGCCCGCCCCGACCTGCGCCCCGTCCTCACCGGCCTCCCGGTCGCCGGCTTCACCGGCACCCTCACCAGCCGCTACGCCGACGGCGCGGCCGGCGTCGTCCGCGCCAAGACCGGCACGCTCACCGGAGTGAACGCCCTCGCCGGCACGGTCGTCGACCAGGACGGCCGCCTCCTCGCGTTCGCCCTCCTGGCCGCCGACACGACCGACCCGGCGGCCGCCCAGGCGGCGCTGGACCGGGCGGCCACGGCGCTCGCGGGCTGCGGCTGTCGCTGA
- a CDS encoding YbjQ family protein, with amino-acid sequence MGIEDYGGGQGPEPDVLVVTTNDVPGFRVQQVIGEVFGLTVRSRHLGSQIGAGLKSMIGGELKGLTKTLVETRNQAMERLVEQARARGANAVLMFRFDVTEAAEVGTEVCAYGTAVVLVEE; translated from the coding sequence ATGGGTATCGAGGATTACGGCGGCGGGCAGGGCCCCGAGCCGGACGTACTGGTCGTCACCACGAACGACGTGCCCGGGTTCCGGGTGCAGCAGGTCATCGGCGAGGTCTTCGGGCTGACGGTGCGCTCACGGCACCTGGGCAGCCAGATCGGCGCGGGCCTGAAGTCGATGATCGGCGGTGAGCTCAAGGGGTTGACCAAGACCCTCGTGGAGACCCGCAACCAGGCCATGGAACGGCTCGTCGAGCAGGCACGCGCGCGTGGAGCCAACGCCGTGCTGATGTTCCGCTTCGACGTGACCGAGGCGGCGGAGGTGGGCACCGAGGTGTGCGCCTACGGGACGGCGGTGGTCCTGGTCGAGGAGTAG
- a CDS encoding threonine/serine ThrE exporter family protein — protein MSEAEDRKPQSDEARNAFDPEITSEFALPAGLAVPKAGGEPETTSEFAVPDGLDVGQQAAGEGEGSAFSLPSTYSARQAPAAFTPAGGVPMVSLTKDLPWQDRMRTMLRMPVAERPAPEPRPKAEEGGPAVPRVLDLTLRIGELLLAGGEGAEDVEAAMFAVCRSYGLDRCEPNVTFTLLSISHQPSLVEDPVTASRTVRRRGTDYTRLAAVFRLVDDLSDPETHLSLEEAYRRLAEMRRNRHPYPTWVLTSASGLLAGAASVLVGGDLVVFVAAALGAMLGDRLAWLCAGRGLPEFYQFLVAAMPPAGIGIALTLADVDVKASAVITGGLFALLPGRALVAGVQDGLTGFYITAAARLLEVMYFFVGIVAGVLVMLYVGVQLGAHLNPDAALGVTQRPLWQIGASMLVSLTFAVLLQQERSTVLAVTLNGGVAWSVYGAMHYTGGISPVASTAVAAGVVGLFGQLLSRYRFASALPYTTAAIGPLLPGSPTYFGLLAIAQNEVDAGLVSLIKAAALAMAIAIGVNLGSEVSRLFLRIGSAEKRRAAKRTRGF, from the coding sequence GTGTCGGAGGCGGAGGACCGCAAGCCGCAGTCGGACGAGGCGAGGAATGCCTTCGACCCCGAGATCACGTCGGAGTTCGCGCTCCCGGCGGGGCTGGCCGTACCGAAGGCCGGCGGTGAGCCGGAGACCACGTCGGAGTTCGCCGTCCCGGACGGCCTGGACGTGGGGCAGCAGGCCGCCGGGGAGGGCGAGGGGTCGGCGTTCAGCCTGCCGAGCACCTACAGCGCCCGTCAGGCCCCGGCCGCCTTCACGCCGGCCGGCGGCGTGCCGATGGTGAGTCTGACCAAGGATCTGCCCTGGCAGGACCGGATGCGCACGATGCTGCGGATGCCGGTGGCCGAGCGGCCCGCGCCGGAGCCGCGCCCGAAGGCGGAGGAGGGCGGTCCGGCCGTCCCGCGCGTGCTCGACCTGACCCTGCGCATCGGCGAGTTGCTGCTCGCGGGCGGAGAGGGCGCCGAGGACGTGGAGGCCGCGATGTTCGCGGTCTGCCGCTCCTACGGGCTCGACCGCTGCGAGCCGAACGTCACCTTCACGCTGCTGTCGATCTCGCACCAGCCGTCCCTGGTGGAGGACCCGGTGACGGCGTCCCGGACGGTACGCCGCCGGGGCACCGACTACACGCGCCTGGCGGCCGTTTTCCGGCTCGTGGACGACCTGAGCGACCCGGAGACCCACCTCTCGCTGGAGGAGGCCTACCGGCGGCTCGCGGAGATGCGCCGCAACCGGCACCCGTACCCGACCTGGGTGCTGACCTCGGCGAGCGGGCTGCTCGCGGGCGCGGCCTCGGTGCTGGTCGGCGGTGACCTGGTCGTGTTCGTGGCGGCGGCGCTCGGCGCGATGCTCGGCGACCGGCTGGCGTGGCTCTGCGCGGGACGCGGGCTGCCGGAGTTCTACCAGTTCCTGGTCGCCGCGATGCCGCCGGCCGGGATCGGCATCGCGCTGACGCTGGCGGACGTCGACGTGAAGGCGTCCGCGGTCATCACCGGTGGGCTGTTCGCGCTGCTGCCCGGACGGGCGCTGGTGGCGGGCGTCCAGGACGGTCTGACCGGCTTCTACATCACCGCGGCCGCGCGCCTGTTGGAGGTCATGTACTTCTTCGTGGGCATCGTCGCCGGGGTCCTGGTGATGCTCTACGTCGGTGTGCAGCTCGGGGCGCATCTCAACCCCGACGCCGCCCTGGGCGTCACGCAGCGGCCGCTGTGGCAGATCGGGGCGTCGATGCTGGTGTCGCTGACGTTCGCGGTGCTGCTCCAGCAGGAACGTTCCACCGTGCTGGCCGTGACGTTGAACGGCGGTGTCGCCTGGTCGGTGTACGGGGCGATGCACTACACCGGGGGGATCTCGCCGGTGGCCTCCACGGCCGTCGCGGCGGGGGTGGTGGGACTGTTCGGGCAGTTGCTCTCGCGGTACCGGTTCGCGTCCGCCCTGCCGTACACGACCGCCGCGATCGGGCCCCTGTTGCCAGGTTCGCCGACCTATTTCGGGCTGCTGGCGATCGCGCAGAACGAGGTGGACGCGGGGCTGGTGTCGCTCATCAAGGCCGCGGCGCTGGCCATGGCCATCGCCATCGGCGTGAACCTGGGGTCCGAGGTGTCGCGGCTGTTCCTGCGGATCGGCTCCGCCGAGAAGCGGCGGGCCGCCAAGCGGACGCGGGGATTCTGA
- a CDS encoding MerR family transcriptional regulator has protein sequence MSHSSYSVGQVAGFAGVTVRTLHHYDEIGLLVPGGRSHAGHRRYDDADLDRLQRILFYRELGFPLEEVAALLDDPAADPRAHLRRQHELLTARIERLRQMAAAVEHAMEARKMGINLTPEEKFEVFGDKDPERYAEEAEQRWGGTEAYAESQRRVARYTKEDWKRLQAEVDDWGGRYAGLVAADEPPTGEAAMDLAEEHRRHIGRWYYDCPYEMHRSLGEMYVSDERFKAFYDAMHPGLAEHLKEAITANASRRTA, from the coding sequence GTGAGCCACTCGAGCTACTCCGTAGGACAGGTCGCCGGTTTCGCCGGGGTCACCGTGCGCACGCTGCACCACTACGACGAGATCGGCCTGCTCGTCCCCGGCGGGCGCAGCCACGCGGGCCACCGGCGCTACGACGACGCAGACCTCGACCGGCTGCAGCGGATCCTGTTCTACCGCGAGCTCGGCTTCCCGCTCGAAGAGGTCGCGGCCCTGCTCGACGACCCGGCGGCCGACCCGCGCGCGCACCTGCGCCGTCAGCACGAACTACTGACCGCCCGGATCGAGAGGCTGCGGCAGATGGCCGCGGCCGTGGAACATGCCATGGAGGCACGCAAGATGGGCATCAACCTCACCCCCGAGGAGAAGTTCGAGGTCTTCGGCGACAAGGACCCGGAGCGGTACGCCGAGGAGGCCGAGCAGCGCTGGGGCGGCACCGAGGCCTACGCCGAGTCGCAGCGCCGAGTCGCCCGCTACACCAAGGAGGACTGGAAGCGCCTCCAGGCGGAGGTCGACGACTGGGGCGGGCGTTACGCCGGACTGGTGGCCGCCGACGAGCCGCCCACCGGCGAGGCGGCCATGGACCTGGCCGAGGAACACCGCCGGCACATCGGCAGGTGGTACTACGACTGCCCGTACGAGATGCACCGCAGCCTCGGGGAGATGTACGTCTCCGACGAGCGCTTCAAGGCGTTCTACGACGCGATGCACCCGGGCCTCGCCGAGCACCTCAAGGAGGCGATCACGGCGAACGCGTCCCGACGGACGGCCTAA
- a CDS encoding inorganic diphosphatase codes for MEFDVTIEIPKGSRNKYEVDHETGRIRLDRRLFTSTAYPTDYGFVENTLGEDGDPLDALVILDEPTFPGCLIKCRAIGMFRMTDEAGGDDKLLCVPATDPRVEHLRDIHHVSEFDRLEIQHFFEVYKDLEPGKSVEGADWVGRTDAEAEIERSYKRFKDEGGH; via the coding sequence GTGGAGTTCGACGTCACGATCGAGATCCCGAAGGGTTCGCGGAACAAGTACGAGGTGGACCACGAGACCGGTCGGATCCGCCTGGACCGTCGACTCTTCACCTCGACCGCCTACCCGACCGACTACGGATTCGTCGAGAACACTCTCGGCGAGGACGGCGACCCGCTGGACGCACTCGTCATCCTGGACGAGCCGACGTTCCCGGGCTGTCTCATCAAGTGCCGCGCGATCGGCATGTTCCGGATGACGGACGAGGCCGGCGGCGACGACAAGCTGCTGTGCGTCCCGGCGACCGACCCGCGCGTGGAGCACCTGCGGGACATCCACCACGTGTCGGAGTTCGACCGCCTGGAGATCCAGCACTTCTTCGAGGTCTACAAGGACCTGGAGCCCGGCAAGTCCGTCGAGGGCGCCGACTGGGTGGGCCGTACCGACGCCGAGGCCGAGATCGAGCGGTCCTACAAGCGGTTCAAGGACGAGGGCGGCCACTGA
- the hpt gene encoding hypoxanthine phosphoribosyltransferase yields the protein MRVDAKDMGTDLKEVLITKEEIDAKLVELAAKIDAEYAGKDLLIVGVLKGAVMVMADLARALSTPVTMDWMAVSSYGAGTQSSGVVRILKDLDTDIKGKHVLIVEDIIDSGLTLSWLLSNLGSREPASLKVCTLLRKPEAAKVAIDVEWVGFDIPNEFVVGYGLDYAEKYRNLPFVGTLAPHVYGG from the coding sequence ATGCGGGTGGACGCGAAAGACATGGGCACCGACCTCAAAGAGGTGCTCATCACCAAGGAAGAGATCGACGCGAAGCTGGTTGAGCTGGCCGCGAAGATCGACGCGGAGTACGCGGGCAAGGATCTGCTCATCGTCGGCGTCCTCAAGGGCGCTGTGATGGTCATGGCCGACCTCGCCCGAGCGCTGTCCACCCCCGTCACCATGGACTGGATGGCCGTGTCGTCCTACGGCGCGGGCACCCAGTCCTCCGGTGTGGTGCGGATCCTCAAGGACCTCGACACCGACATCAAGGGCAAGCACGTCCTGATCGTCGAGGACATCATCGACTCCGGCCTGACCCTGTCCTGGCTGCTGTCCAACCTCGGCTCGCGCGAGCCGGCGTCCCTCAAGGTGTGCACGCTGCTGCGCAAGCCCGAGGCGGCCAAGGTCGCGATCGACGTCGAGTGGGTCGGCTTCGACATCCCCAACGAGTTCGTCGTCGGCTACGGCCTCGACTACGCCGAGAAGTACCGGAATCTCCCGTTCGTGGGTACGCTCGCGCCCCACGTATACGGCGGCTGA